From Rhizobium sp. NZLR1, a single genomic window includes:
- a CDS encoding OsmC family protein — MVDLKARPRPTGATAVLGRTGFPHVTSATGGEIDIVTSPSQPGFNPLDLLYASLSACLVLSARMAASQMGVLDKIGEITAEVSGEKATEGLSRVTRFNIAFSIKGDIDEETRQKIVHAAEDEICTVSNTIRGNPDFSTTISA, encoded by the coding sequence ATGGTCGATCTTAAGGCCCGTCCCCGTCCGACCGGCGCCACCGCCGTTCTCGGCCGCACCGGTTTTCCGCATGTCACCTCCGCCACCGGGGGTGAGATCGATATCGTCACCTCGCCCTCGCAGCCGGGCTTCAATCCGCTCGATCTGCTCTATGCCTCGCTCTCGGCCTGCCTCGTGCTTAGCGCCCGCATGGCCGCCAGCCAGATGGGTGTTCTCGACAAGATCGGCGAGATCACTGCCGAGGTCAGCGGCGAGAAGGCGACGGAAGGTCTTTCGCGTGTTACCAGGTTCAATATCGCCTTCTCGATCAAGGGCGACATCGACGAAGAAACCCGGCAGAAGATCGTCCATGCAGCCGAGGATGAAATCTGCACGGTGAGCAACACGATCCGCGGCAACCCCGATTTTTCGACGACGATATCGGCATAG
- a CDS encoding carbohydrate kinase family protein, giving the protein MRTGEEVHQRDSRKQGGIVCAGNFIVDRVHTLSYWPEQGNLAHILHQDLGVGGGAANVVTDLASLGFPGRLAAAGCIGADPDGEIVKSRLAVAGVDVDGLTALADRVTAHTHVMNVPGQNRTFFYHGGANDAVTDKRISPATFAEAGYRLFYLGYLMLLPGLDRIGADGLSGASRLLEAARRAGLTTCVDFVSSEDPEFAAKVGVALPFCDFLIINEMEAGRATGTIVRDANGDLIEAGLLKAGERLLAAGVTKGAIIHAPEICLWFAPGASPIMTRSRPVDPNDIVSTVGAGDAFCAAVLYGLHENWPVEHICAVAHAAAARCLTGATATDGIPDMSVLLREAKEPNPA; this is encoded by the coding sequence ATGCGAACCGGGGAGGAGGTTCACCAGCGCGACAGTCGCAAGCAGGGCGGCATCGTTTGCGCCGGAAATTTCATTGTCGATCGCGTCCACACCCTGTCCTATTGGCCAGAACAGGGCAATCTTGCGCATATCCTGCACCAGGATCTGGGCGTTGGGGGCGGGGCTGCCAATGTCGTCACCGATCTTGCCTCGCTTGGATTTCCCGGAAGACTGGCGGCGGCGGGATGCATCGGCGCCGATCCGGACGGAGAGATCGTCAAATCCAGGCTTGCAGTGGCCGGCGTCGATGTCGATGGTCTCACAGCGCTTGCCGACCGGGTGACGGCGCATACGCATGTGATGAATGTGCCCGGTCAGAACCGGACCTTCTTTTATCATGGCGGCGCCAACGATGCCGTCACGGACAAGCGCATCTCACCCGCGACCTTCGCCGAAGCCGGCTATCGGCTGTTCTACCTCGGTTATCTCATGCTGTTGCCGGGTCTCGACCGAATAGGGGCCGACGGTCTTTCGGGCGCCTCGCGCCTGCTCGAAGCCGCACGCCGCGCTGGGCTTACGACTTGCGTCGATTTCGTCTCGAGTGAAGACCCGGAATTTGCAGCCAAGGTCGGCGTCGCTCTGCCCTTCTGCGACTTCCTGATCATCAACGAGATGGAGGCGGGTCGGGCAACCGGCACTATCGTTCGCGATGCGAACGGAGATTTGATCGAGGCGGGGCTTTTGAAGGCGGGCGAGCGCCTGCTTGCCGCGGGCGTCACGAAGGGAGCGATCATCCACGCGCCGGAAATCTGTCTCTGGTTCGCGCCCGGCGCCTCCCCGATCATGACGCGTTCACGACCCGTCGATCCCAATGACATCGTCAGTACTGTCGGCGCGGGAGACGCCTTCTGTGCCGCCGTGCTCTACGGCCTGCATGAGAACTGGCCTGTCGAGCATATCTGCGCCGTCGCCCATGCTGCTGCTGCGCGTTGCCTGACGGGTGCGACGGCCACCGACGGTATCCCCGACATGTCTGTTCTGCTGCGGGAGGCGAAGGAGCCTAACCCGGCCTAG
- a CDS encoding aldolase has protein sequence MKSARLNRLFGVSGNCFDVAIDHGMFNERTFLAGIENMKTAIEVIAQAAPDAIQLPPGTAPILQAIPGKHRPALVLRTDIANIYGNPLPSQLFSEMIDRPVEQGVALDAACVVVNLLMLPDQPEVYRACVRNVNSLKRQCEIYGMPLMVEPLVMQDNSKGAYMVDGAIDKILPLVRQAAELGADIIKADPCDNVEEYHRVVEIAQGLPVLVRGGGRVTDQEILTRTKQLMEQGARGIVYGRNVIQHKNPGGMTQALMAIVHDKASFEQASLHLG, from the coding sequence ATGAAGTCCGCACGGTTGAACCGACTTTTCGGCGTGTCCGGAAATTGTTTTGACGTCGCTATCGATCACGGCATGTTCAATGAACGAACATTCCTTGCCGGCATCGAGAATATGAAGACAGCCATCGAGGTGATCGCGCAGGCGGCGCCGGATGCCATTCAGCTTCCGCCGGGGACCGCACCCATTCTGCAGGCCATTCCCGGCAAGCATCGCCCGGCGCTGGTGCTGCGCACCGACATCGCAAATATCTATGGCAATCCCCTGCCATCTCAATTGTTTTCCGAAATGATCGACAGGCCGGTGGAACAGGGCGTTGCCTTGGATGCTGCCTGTGTCGTCGTCAATCTTTTGATGCTGCCGGACCAGCCGGAAGTCTATCGTGCCTGTGTGCGCAATGTGAACAGCTTGAAGCGCCAATGTGAGATCTACGGCATGCCGCTGATGGTCGAGCCGCTCGTCATGCAGGACAATTCCAAGGGCGCCTATATGGTCGATGGTGCGATCGACAAGATCCTGCCGCTTGTGCGCCAGGCGGCCGAACTCGGCGCTGATATCATCAAGGCCGACCCATGCGACAATGTCGAGGAATATCACCGTGTGGTCGAGATCGCCCAGGGCCTGCCGGTGCTGGTGCGCGGCGGCGGCCGCGTTACGGATCAGGAAATCCTGACCCGCACCAAGCAGTTGATGGAGCAGGGCGCCCGTGGCATCGTCTATGGCCGCAACGTCATTCAACACAAGAATCCCGGCGGCATGACGCAGGCCTTGATGGCGATCGTCCATGACAAGGCTTCCTTCGAGCAAGCCTCGCTGCATCTTGGCTGA
- a CDS encoding right-handed parallel beta-helix repeat-containing protein, with translation MPAILRKKIHGAATRGQVIDGADDIGVAYQVFSDTVVEDVIVKNSPRGFKFHNGQNLTVRRCETENVRGDGIYLTKTAHVLLENNRMGEAPGEGADCCQFAYQNSDDNISSDVTIRGNLFLQSPTSTSNKGALVCDKTRRYLVEYNFIGGKNFSFSSIGDEAVVRSNIMRDGRMNDYSFGYGIGDKADHAGHHVYDNWIENTNRGVSLSGFSDQEQAFRKDIDIHDNVISQCDIAFFANRPWSGSFRRNIFLRCEQDIVLKGKGKATAGDIDGNYFNDGSFLNVTPPPLAFKPDGKASVSSGQWSSEPDEIRIQWRDKGIDIPGANRPSVTVAPGMELSCVLLARKAQNWMLAIAETAYDDFTPRAWQEHRLPWQKRYLSI, from the coding sequence ATGCCCGCCATCCTGCGAAAGAAAATTCACGGCGCCGCGACAAGGGGACAGGTCATCGACGGGGCTGACGATATCGGCGTCGCCTATCAGGTGTTTTCCGATACGGTGGTGGAGGACGTGATCGTCAAGAATTCGCCTCGCGGCTTCAAATTTCACAACGGTCAAAATCTCACCGTCAGGCGATGCGAAACGGAGAATGTCAGGGGCGACGGCATCTATCTCACGAAGACGGCGCATGTGTTGCTGGAGAACAACCGCATGGGCGAGGCGCCGGGCGAGGGCGCAGATTGTTGCCAGTTTGCCTATCAAAACAGCGACGACAATATCAGCTCCGATGTCACGATCCGCGGCAACCTCTTCCTTCAGTCGCCGACGAGCACATCCAACAAGGGTGCACTGGTCTGCGACAAAACAAGACGATACCTTGTCGAATACAACTTCATCGGCGGCAAGAATTTTTCCTTTTCGTCGATCGGCGACGAAGCCGTCGTCCGCAGCAACATCATGCGCGACGGCAGGATGAATGACTATTCCTTCGGCTACGGCATCGGCGACAAGGCCGACCACGCCGGCCACCACGTCTATGACAACTGGATCGAGAACACCAATCGCGGCGTCAGCCTGAGCGGTTTTTCGGATCAGGAACAGGCATTTCGCAAAGACATTGATATCCACGACAACGTCATCAGCCAATGCGACATCGCATTCTTCGCCAACCGTCCGTGGTCCGGGAGCTTCCGGCGCAACATATTCCTGCGCTGCGAGCAGGATATCGTTTTGAAGGGAAAGGGCAAAGCGACTGCGGGTGATATCGATGGCAATTATTTCAATGACGGCAGCTTCCTGAACGTCACCCCGCCGCCGCTTGCCTTCAAGCCCGACGGAAAAGCGTCCGTTTCGTCTGGCCAATGGTCATCCGAGCCCGATGAGATCCGCATCCAGTGGCGGGACAAGGGGATCGATATTCCAGGCGCCAACCGGCCTTCCGTCACCGTTGCGCCTGGCATGGAATTGTCCTGCGTGCTGCTGGCCCGCAAGGCGCAGAATTGGATGCTGGCGATCGCCGAGACGGCCTATGACGACTTCACGCCGCGCGCATGGCAGGAGCATAGGCTGCCTTGGCAGAAGCGCTATCTCTCGATCTAG
- a CDS encoding L-iditol 2-dehydrogenase: MTYTENARLSGKVALVTGGASGIGKAVCERFAADGAKVVVADLDGGRCARVAETIGADAWGLALDVTSQDSIEEALRFSIAAAGKIDILVNAAGIYDVESILEITRERTAKVFQVNIEGLIFMTQAVARHMVERGEGGRIINFSSQAGRRGEGPAVAYCASKAAVISITQSCALELIRYGINVNAIAPGVVDTPMWDVVDAKLGSREGLKPGEVKARVAAAVPAGRFGAAAEQAAMAAFLAGPDAAYIVAQCYNVDGGNVMS; this comes from the coding sequence ATGACATATACAGAAAACGCGCGGCTCTCCGGCAAGGTGGCATTGGTCACCGGAGGCGCCAGCGGTATTGGCAAAGCGGTATGCGAACGCTTCGCCGCTGACGGCGCCAAGGTTGTCGTCGCGGATCTCGACGGTGGACGCTGCGCGCGGGTGGCCGAGACGATCGGCGCTGATGCCTGGGGTTTAGCACTTGATGTGACCAGCCAGGACAGCATCGAAGAAGCCCTGCGCTTTTCCATCGCCGCCGCCGGCAAGATCGACATCCTGGTCAACGCCGCAGGCATTTACGACGTCGAGTCTATTCTGGAAATAACCCGGGAGCGAACCGCGAAGGTGTTTCAGGTCAATATCGAAGGCCTGATTTTCATGACACAGGCCGTTGCCCGGCACATGGTGGAGAGAGGAGAAGGTGGGCGCATCATCAACTTCTCGTCTCAGGCTGGACGTCGGGGCGAAGGACCGGCGGTGGCTTACTGCGCTTCCAAGGCGGCCGTCATCAGCATCACGCAAAGCTGCGCTCTGGAGCTGATCCGTTACGGGATCAACGTCAACGCCATCGCTCCCGGCGTCGTCGATACGCCGATGTGGGACGTCGTCGATGCAAAACTCGGCAGCCGGGAAGGTTTGAAACCCGGCGAGGTGAAGGCTCGCGTGGCCGCCGCCGTCCCCGCCGGACGATTTGGCGCCGCTGCGGAACAGGCTGCCATGGCAGCCTTCCTGGCCGGGCCTGATGCAGCATATATCGTGGCGCAATGCTACAATGTCGATGGCGGCAACGTCATGAGCTGA
- a CDS encoding SDR family oxidoreductase: protein MSYQEKFRLDGERAVVTGGGRAIGLCCTEALAEAGAAVVVIERSEADAQQALALRDKGYDIEVRVGDVTDAGRMDVIANELAGGARPATILVNNAGIGQNGIAAEDLTDADWLRMMDVNLNGVFWCSRAFGRHMISMKRGAIVNLGSMSGHICNRPQPQTAYNVSKAAVHHLTRSLAAEWAQHGIRVNAVAPTYIETPMVVAVEANRERIPIWLADTPMGRMGTPEEVASAVLFLASGAASLMTGAIVNVDAGFTCW, encoded by the coding sequence ATGAGCTACCAGGAGAAATTTCGCCTCGACGGTGAACGTGCGGTGGTCACGGGGGGAGGGCGTGCGATCGGGCTGTGCTGCACCGAGGCGCTGGCGGAGGCAGGCGCCGCTGTCGTCGTCATCGAACGCAGCGAGGCCGACGCCCAGCAAGCGCTTGCGTTGCGCGATAAGGGGTACGATATCGAAGTCCGGGTGGGCGACGTCACCGACGCCGGCCGAATGGATGTAATCGCCAATGAGCTTGCCGGCGGAGCCCGGCCGGCGACGATCCTCGTCAACAATGCCGGGATCGGTCAGAACGGCATCGCGGCGGAGGATCTCACCGATGCCGATTGGCTGCGCATGATGGACGTCAATCTGAACGGCGTCTTCTGGTGCTCGCGCGCCTTCGGTCGTCACATGATCTCGATGAAGCGGGGCGCCATCGTCAACCTCGGCTCGATGTCGGGGCACATCTGCAACCGGCCGCAGCCGCAGACGGCCTACAACGTCTCCAAGGCGGCAGTCCATCACCTCACGCGCTCGTTGGCCGCCGAATGGGCGCAGCATGGCATCAGGGTAAACGCCGTCGCGCCCACCTACATCGAGACACCGATGGTGGTGGCCGTCGAAGCCAATCGCGAGCGGATTCCAATCTGGCTCGCCGACACGCCGATGGGCAGGATGGGAACGCCGGAGGAGGTCGCAAGCGCGGTCCTCTTCCTCGCCTCAGGCGCTGCCAGCCTGATGACCGGCGCCATCGTCAACGTCGATGCTGGGTTCACCTGCTGGTAG
- a CDS encoding O-antigen ligase family protein, giving the protein MTIEDATLARHHYPAGYHRQSVPRWRVRRDVLAKLVLTIAFYAALWRATSMWYGLPANFEDGAFVDPLPMKLLLYSLIPLSGLYFLLEQKQFLRVFSRISPFIVVVGISCLTSIVFSIDKAASLKGLAAVIVLAIPPLLYRARYGNVEAFRILGRFAIAAAFINVLYTVAFPQFAIMRGSYAGMVKGAFYHKNTLGQFCSVSFVCLLSTEKLGRLRYSTLIRWAAMLCLLALIVATKSSTAVVLTMFGSMMLYGVRIIHIYPNRLFRSFVVFLLFVIVGFGASFVYLGVASAVAEAFGKDITFSGRTNIWEQLLPLIWDKPLTGYGFAMFRQPEVMEQYVKVTFDARSTHNTYLELALNIGIPGIAAWSLFLLTRLFRKMTIVDADPAESGARRKEIAIIILIMLGAMTEAGMMLAPFILWPHMVMALSELRPRLRTNRNLHQP; this is encoded by the coding sequence ATGACGATAGAAGATGCAACTTTAGCAAGACACCACTATCCGGCGGGCTACCACCGGCAGTCTGTGCCCCGGTGGCGGGTCAGACGCGATGTGCTGGCAAAACTTGTTCTTACAATAGCATTTTATGCTGCTCTTTGGCGGGCCACAAGCATGTGGTACGGCCTGCCCGCAAACTTCGAAGACGGCGCATTTGTCGATCCACTTCCGATGAAGCTCTTGCTCTACAGCCTTATTCCTTTGTCGGGCTTGTATTTTCTGTTGGAGCAAAAGCAGTTCCTGCGGGTCTTTTCAAGGATTTCACCGTTCATCGTCGTTGTTGGCATTTCGTGCCTGACATCAATAGTCTTCTCCATCGACAAGGCCGCGTCCTTAAAAGGATTGGCCGCGGTCATCGTTCTCGCAATCCCACCTCTTCTGTACCGTGCGCGCTACGGCAACGTCGAAGCGTTCCGGATACTCGGGCGTTTTGCGATAGCGGCGGCATTTATCAACGTTCTCTACACAGTCGCTTTCCCACAATTCGCCATCATGCGTGGCAGCTATGCGGGCATGGTCAAAGGTGCTTTTTATCATAAGAACACGTTGGGACAGTTTTGCTCGGTCAGCTTTGTCTGCCTGTTATCGACGGAAAAGCTCGGCCGGCTTCGTTACAGCACCCTGATACGCTGGGCTGCGATGCTTTGCCTTCTTGCCTTGATTGTGGCAACGAAGTCCTCGACAGCAGTCGTCTTGACGATGTTCGGCAGCATGATGCTGTACGGCGTTCGCATTATTCACATCTACCCGAACCGTCTTTTTCGTTCCTTCGTCGTTTTCCTGTTGTTCGTGATCGTCGGCTTCGGCGCCAGCTTCGTTTATCTCGGGGTGGCCTCGGCAGTTGCAGAAGCATTCGGCAAAGACATTACTTTCTCAGGCCGCACCAACATCTGGGAACAGCTATTGCCATTGATATGGGATAAGCCCCTAACCGGTTATGGCTTTGCGATGTTTCGTCAGCCCGAGGTCATGGAGCAATATGTCAAGGTTACCTTCGATGCCCGCTCGACCCACAACACCTATCTTGAGTTAGCGCTGAATATCGGCATTCCAGGCATTGCCGCATGGAGTTTGTTTTTGCTGACCCGCCTGTTCAGGAAGATGACCATCGTCGACGCCGATCCGGCCGAATCCGGCGCCAGGCGAAAGGAGATTGCCATCATCATCCTCATCATGCTTGGAGCCATGACCGAGGCAGGCATGATGCTGGCACCGTTCATTCTCTGGCCCCACATGGTCATGGCGCTCTCCGAACTGCGTCCCAGGTTGCGGACAAACCGGAATCTACACCAGCCCTGA
- a CDS encoding LacI family DNA-binding transcriptional regulator: MTTSIRHIAKLAGTSVSSVSRVLNNSGYASPELRDRVEAAIRTLNYTPSKGARMLRGAPSRMIGLMLPSIDVPFFGILAHAIEQELFEHGYQTLICSTAENINHEARYISMLLAQRVDGVIVASAFGSIEHFGALRDARIPIIAIDRELKGIADDAVMADHEDGGRLMARHLIGHGHRAIAIVGAPAHSQPIQLRLQGITAEMAKDGITPAAVAMAEEHSFAETYRLARELLASRPEVTAIIGTTDVSAIAAIHAIQDRGFSVPNDYSVVGFDDLPEAAYVFPRLTTVAQPIRNVGQQAARLLEALIGDQQTGGGSRQGAIVKVPVTLIARDSTGPVRSGKNQL, translated from the coding sequence GTGACGACCAGCATCAGACATATCGCTAAACTCGCAGGAACGTCAGTCTCGTCGGTCTCGCGTGTGCTCAACAACAGCGGTTACGCCTCGCCCGAGCTCAGGGACCGCGTCGAGGCGGCAATCCGAACACTGAACTACACACCCAGCAAGGGTGCCCGTATGCTGCGCGGTGCACCAAGCCGGATGATCGGACTGATGCTGCCGTCGATTGACGTGCCGTTCTTCGGCATCCTCGCCCATGCCATCGAACAGGAATTGTTTGAGCACGGCTATCAGACGCTGATCTGCAGCACGGCGGAAAATATCAATCACGAGGCACGCTATATTTCGATGCTGCTCGCCCAGCGCGTCGATGGCGTCATCGTCGCAAGCGCATTCGGCAGCATCGAGCATTTCGGGGCGCTGCGGGACGCGCGCATCCCGATCATCGCCATTGACCGCGAGCTGAAGGGCATCGCCGACGACGCGGTGATGGCCGATCATGAGGACGGCGGGCGGCTGATGGCGCGCCATCTCATCGGCCACGGCCACCGGGCGATCGCCATCGTCGGGGCGCCGGCACACAGCCAGCCGATCCAGCTGCGCCTTCAAGGCATCACGGCGGAAATGGCGAAAGACGGCATCACGCCTGCCGCCGTGGCGATGGCGGAAGAGCACAGCTTTGCCGAGACCTACCGGCTGGCGCGAGAATTGCTGGCGTCTCGACCGGAGGTCACCGCGATCATCGGCACCACCGACGTTTCCGCGATTGCCGCAATTCATGCGATCCAGGATCGCGGATTTTCCGTTCCGAACGATTATTCGGTCGTCGGTTTCGACGACCTGCCAGAGGCGGCCTACGTCTTTCCACGGCTGACAACGGTCGCGCAGCCGATCCGCAACGTCGGGCAGCAGGCAGCACGGCTGCTGGAAGCGCTGATCGGGGACCAGCAAACAGGGGGCGGATCTCGACAGGGGGCGATCGTCAAAGTGCCGGTCACGCTGATCGCGCGCGATTCCACCGGCCCCGTCCGCAGCGGAAAAAACCAGCTTTAG
- a CDS encoding D-lyxose/D-mannose family sugar isomerase, giving the protein MQRSEINAALQRAIATLKRWHWSLPAWGYWTAADFALHPEASAYLRAHQLGWDVTDFGSNRFAECGLVLFCLRNGIVDVEGERTYAEKLLFVEEGQLTPTHRHAAKMEDIINRAGGDLVIEFAATDTDGHLLKDDVTVPVDGLPRRLAAWEPLVLRPGQSVTIRTGLYHRFYGRKGGGPVLVGEVSQVNDDNSDNFFLEPIGRFAAIEEDEPPLRPLWNEGVC; this is encoded by the coding sequence ATGCAGCGCTCCGAGATCAATGCCGCGTTGCAGCGAGCAATCGCGACCCTTAAACGTTGGCACTGGTCCTTGCCGGCATGGGGCTATTGGACAGCGGCGGATTTTGCCCTTCATCCCGAGGCATCGGCCTATTTGCGCGCCCATCAACTCGGGTGGGATGTCACCGATTTCGGCTCGAACCGATTTGCCGAATGCGGCCTCGTGCTGTTTTGCCTGCGCAATGGCATCGTTGATGTCGAGGGTGAACGGACCTATGCCGAAAAGCTGCTCTTCGTCGAGGAAGGGCAGCTCACGCCGACACACCGTCATGCAGCCAAGATGGAAGACATCATCAATCGCGCCGGCGGCGATCTCGTCATCGAATTCGCCGCCACCGATACCGATGGCCATCTGCTGAAGGATGATGTGACGGTTCCGGTCGACGGGCTGCCGCGCCGGCTCGCTGCATGGGAGCCGCTGGTTCTTCGACCTGGCCAGAGCGTGACCATCCGCACCGGGCTTTACCACCGCTTTTACGGCAGGAAAGGCGGCGGACCTGTCCTTGTCGGCGAGGTCAGCCAGGTCAACGACGACAACAGCGATAATTTCTTTTTGGAGCCGATCGGGCGCTTTGCCGCGATCGAGGAAGACGAGCCGCCGCTCAGGCCCTTGTGGAACGAAGGGGTCTGCTGA
- a CDS encoding Gfo/Idh/MocA family oxidoreductase, with translation MTKIFRFGVIGCGLMGREFASAAARWLHLADVKARPEIVAVCDTNATLLDWFRDHVPTVRQVTADYKELLANPEVDAVYCALPHVLHQQFYVDVLKAGKHLLGEKPFGMDAAQNREIMAVLAEHPELLVRCSSEMPFFPGAQKVIALAKSGEMGDIIEVEAGFLHSSDIDRQKPINWKRMAEINGDYGCMGDLGMHVLHVPLRLGWRPTTLHAQLVKKVTERPDGKGGMLPCTTWDNATISSRVSAGNQDFPMVLKTWRIAPGESNTWYIRVLGMKKSAFFSTKSPRQWQWMDYNGGAQAWSTEDLGYGSLFPAITGKIFEFGFADAIQQMWAAFLDELAGGNANGFGCATPAEAQAHHAVLTAALKSGREDVVVPVEYEGASL, from the coding sequence ATGACGAAAATATTCCGCTTCGGCGTCATCGGCTGCGGTCTGATGGGGCGCGAGTTCGCGAGTGCCGCGGCGCGCTGGCTGCATCTGGCCGATGTGAAGGCGCGACCGGAAATTGTCGCCGTCTGCGATACCAATGCGACGCTGCTCGACTGGTTCAGGGATCATGTGCCGACCGTTCGCCAGGTCACCGCCGACTATAAGGAGCTTCTGGCCAATCCCGAGGTCGATGCAGTCTATTGTGCTCTGCCGCATGTGCTGCACCAGCAATTCTATGTCGACGTGCTGAAGGCCGGAAAGCATCTTCTCGGCGAAAAGCCCTTCGGCATGGACGCGGCTCAGAACCGGGAGATCATGGCGGTTCTCGCCGAGCACCCCGAACTCCTGGTCCGCTGTTCGTCGGAAATGCCGTTCTTTCCCGGCGCACAGAAGGTCATCGCCCTCGCAAAGAGCGGCGAGATGGGGGACATAATCGAAGTCGAGGCAGGTTTCCTGCACTCTTCGGATATCGACCGGCAAAAGCCGATCAACTGGAAGCGCATGGCCGAGATCAACGGCGACTATGGTTGCATGGGTGATCTCGGCATGCATGTGCTGCACGTGCCGCTGCGTCTCGGCTGGCGACCGACGACCCTGCATGCGCAATTGGTCAAAAAGGTCACCGAACGTCCGGACGGCAAGGGCGGCATGCTGCCCTGCACCACCTGGGACAATGCGACGATCAGCAGCCGCGTGAGCGCCGGGAATCAGGATTTCCCGATGGTGCTGAAAACCTGGCGCATCGCGCCCGGCGAATCCAACACCTGGTACATCCGCGTTCTCGGCATGAAGAAAAGCGCATTCTTCAGCACCAAGTCGCCGCGTCAGTGGCAGTGGATGGATTACAACGGCGGCGCGCAGGCTTGGAGCACCGAGGATCTCGGATACGGCTCGCTGTTTCCAGCCATAACCGGCAAGATCTTCGAATTCGGTTTTGCCGACGCCATCCAGCAGATGTGGGCGGCCTTCCTCGACGAGCTTGCCGGAGGCAATGCGAACGGGTTCGGCTGTGCGACGCCGGCGGAGGCGCAGGCGCATCATGCGGTCCTGACGGCAGCTCTGAAATCCGGCCGTGAGGACGTCGTCGTGCCGGTCGAGTATGAGGGGGCGTCCCTCTGA
- a CDS encoding zinc-dependent alcohol dehydrogenase family protein, which translates to MRAVRLESIGSLTMRSVDKPVAGPGELLVRVAAAGICGSDRHMYKGEYPTSIPVTMGHEFCGIVEEIGNEVARFTGGELVTVDPNIACGTCPACAQARPNLCESLTAIGVTRDGGFAEYVAVPHAQAFLLPAGLDPVHGAFCEPLACCIHAIDKARIRPGDSVAILGGGVIGLLMVQLARMAGSGKVILITRQQTRRQTALRLGATHAFDPTSSDTIACVREITKVGADVVIECAGVSETLQSGLRMARRGGTFVLFGVTPTGVEVPVLPFDLLINEVDIRPAYLNPFTHSRAAALVASGALELDALVTKTIGLEEVADVVGNAPLPGEIKVIVRP; encoded by the coding sequence ATGAGGGCTGTACGCTTGGAGTCGATCGGGTCTTTGACCATGCGCAGCGTTGACAAACCGGTTGCCGGACCTGGCGAGCTGCTGGTCCGGGTCGCGGCGGCAGGCATATGCGGTTCCGACCGACACATGTACAAGGGCGAATACCCGACTTCTATCCCCGTCACCATGGGCCACGAATTTTGCGGCATAGTCGAAGAGATTGGCAATGAAGTCGCCCGGTTTACTGGCGGCGAGTTGGTGACGGTCGACCCGAATATCGCCTGCGGCACCTGTCCGGCTTGTGCGCAAGCGCGGCCGAACCTGTGCGAGAGCTTGACCGCCATCGGCGTGACACGGGATGGCGGCTTTGCGGAATACGTGGCGGTGCCGCACGCGCAGGCATTCCTGTTGCCGGCCGGCCTCGATCCCGTTCACGGCGCCTTCTGCGAACCGCTGGCCTGCTGTATCCACGCCATCGACAAGGCAAGGATTCGTCCGGGCGACAGCGTCGCTATCCTCGGCGGGGGCGTGATTGGCCTCTTGATGGTGCAACTGGCTCGCATGGCTGGGTCAGGCAAGGTCATTTTGATCACGCGCCAACAAACGAGACGCCAAACCGCTCTGCGCCTGGGGGCCACCCACGCCTTCGACCCGACCTCTTCGGACACAATCGCTTGTGTTCGGGAGATCACCAAAGTCGGCGCAGACGTGGTCATCGAGTGCGCCGGCGTGAGCGAAACTCTGCAAAGCGGCCTGAGGATGGCGCGGCGCGGTGGTACCTTTGTGCTTTTCGGGGTGACGCCGACAGGTGTCGAGGTGCCGGTTCTGCCCTTCGATCTTCTGATCAATGAAGTCGACATAAGGCCGGCCTACCTCAACCCCTTCACCCATTCGCGCGCCGCGGCACTGGTGGCAAGCGGGGCATTGGAACTGGATGCATTGGTCACCAAAACCATAGGTCTCGAGGAGGTCGCCGACGTGGTGGGCAACGCGCCATTGCCAGGCGAGATCAAGGTCATCGTCCGGCCCTAA
- a CDS encoding DUF2188 domain-containing protein: MADITYQVVPHDNGWAYKLGDTLSETYATADEAIVHAKDAASRQKIGDGDALLAYPAADGGGWAFQEIETDKSNSRL, from the coding sequence ATGGCCGATATCACCTATCAGGTCGTGCCGCACGACAATGGCTGGGCCTATAAGCTCGGAGACACGCTTTCGGAAACCTATGCAACGGCCGATGAGGCGATAGTCCATGCCAAAGACGCCGCGTCACGCCAGAAGATCGGCGATGGCGACGCGCTGCTCGCCTATCCCGCGGCCGATGGCGGCGGCTGGGCATTTCAGGAAATCGAAACCGATAAGAGCAACAGTCGGCTCTGA